atttgatagcttcaacgacagcgtaTCAGGTACACTAGttgctcttttcttcttcactctcttagtaacttcttttcttttttcattgaaACACTCAATGTTATTGTCTTTCTATCTCCCTCCTGAAAACTTGACGCAAAggattgtattattttaaattgtataatggACTGGTAGcctataaagaaaaataactctttccttttcttaattaaatcaATGTGGGCTCACCTGACAAATCTCCCCTCACCAATTAATTGGAGCCATAGTCAACAAAACTCATTTTGTCCGGATAGATACCAAATTTTCCCATAAATAAGATTTTTGTCATCATATCTCAACCATTCTCATCATTATGGATTTTCTATAATGACAATTGTTTCATCTCTAATGCATCATGTATTCAATGATATCAAACTTTAGTATGCTTTGAATTGAATGAAACGTCAAGTTCTTGCTAAGACGAGTTGTACTTTGACTATCacaatatgaaatatatttttcttgtaataatCCCAAATTTTGTAAAAGTTTTTACATCCATAAGAGTGTTGGGTTTATCGAGGAGGAGATTATCCAGGGAGACACAAGCACCAATGTGATCTGAGCCCATCTATATAatagggattgacaccactctctacccaaaaccttaaggcaataggttaatgggtctttcacctttatatactgctctactttctcatttttatccaatgcgGGACTTcgattcccaacaatctccccctcaagggtgagtcccttccacataggtacactccccctccagctgaagcattcccaaccaacCACAAGCACGAGTAGCCCTTTCCAATCGCCGTTCATCTTAACAGGACTTGGTTACCTGAATATCATACCATTGTTGTATCTATCAAGGAGGAGGTTCATTGGggagacacaaacaccaatgacatctgagcccaaccatataagggattgacaccactctttacccaaaaccttaagacaatgggttaatgagtttttcacctttatatattgctatactttctcatttctatctagtgtgggacttagactcacacttggattcccaacaaagAGCTCCTTATTAGCTTCTATAATAGCAATATATTATACCTCTATAGAAGATAGAGCATGACACTTTTTACTTTGGATTGTTATGACACTGCTACCCTGTAAAAGTCATCATATAACTAGAGATGTAGATTTCTTAGAATCCACATCGCTAACTATGTTTGCATCTCTATAATCATCCAACACAAGCTTATCACTTCAAAAGCATAAACAAACTCTAGAAGTACCTTTGAGATGTCTAAGTTTTCACTTTACATCTTTTCAATGATCTTTCACAAGATTAGGAAGGAACCAACTCAAAGCAGCAACAACATGAGCAATGTCCTTATACACACTGTAACATACATCAAACTACCAATTGcaaatgaatatgaaattttatgcattttttctttattttcctcATTGTAGGACACTTCTTTGAGTTCAACTTGAAGTGACTTGCAAATTGGAGAGCTTGTTGACAACCTTTTTAGTCGTAATAAAGGCCAACAAAAAAatcttttgtcttttttttatctaaatatcAAATTTTGCTTGTCATTGATTCTTGGTGAAGTGAAGAAGTATAGAAGGTTTTGTCTTGTTTGATCTCCCCACATACGGTGCCACTTGTTCAGATCTCTACAAACAAGACACAAGAATCGTTTAGATCACTAGAAACAAGACACAAGAATCGAGAAAAAATCGACTGAAAAAACATTGCATTCAAAATTTCTCAATAAAGGAATGCATCACGTATATATGTATTACGATGAGAAGAATGCTACTGAAAAAACAGAACCGTTAAAACGGTTATGAAAGATGAAACCTATATGAAGGGTCAAACAGcaacaaatacaaagaaaattttcaattatgtaTCCAATTAAGAGTATATATCGTAATGACCaaactaattatttatagaCTTAGTTGTCTTGTAGTAACTATCATTAGCTAACTAATTTGATTATAACGACTTAACTTACTATTAAAAACTATACACTCTAACATAGTATTAATGAAAAAGTTCCCTTTCCAACCATCAAACAACTTATTACAAAATATCCTTAGATATATTATAATGTAACCAAACATCATACTATCCTTGTTAATCTCTGCATGGCATACGTACTACCTGTCTGCATAGCCACGATCTTCTCTGTTACGTAATCAATTTCATGAGTTATCTTTCATAGTCTTCTTTTGCTACCTACCACGGATTTCTGTAATACTAATAATATTCACGGAACAAACTCTTTGACTTTTTTCAGACAACTCTGAATTAACCACGTTTTGCACCCGGATGAATGCAGGTTGACTTGGAGGAGGAAGAAAGACAACATCACTATTAAGCATAGAAACTACTGTAGCCATTGTGGGTCTGTCTGAAGCAAGTTCTTGTACACATAAAAGTCCTATGTGAATGAGCCTTAACATATCTTCATGATCATTAGGATCATATATTTCTGAATCtattaaagataatatattgCCTTCTTTCCACTGTGCCCAGGTctgaaatgaaaacaaaaacaattagcTTTCGGCAAAGATTCCTAAAATTGAGTTAGAAATTGTTGACTTACATATCCTAAAAGGGTAAGAGAATGCTCATCAGCATAAAAGCTTGAGTTTCTTCTTCCACTAACAATCTCTAGCAGCAAAACACCAAAGCTAAAGACATCCGATTTCTCTGAAAACAGTCCTTGCATTGCATATTCAGGGGACATGTAGCCACTGCGTTCAAATTTCAACCGTTATTCTCCAATAATTTTCTTCAGATAATggataaagaaaatatacttaCTATGTCCCAACAATCCTATTAGTATTAGCGTGATCTTCTGTTCCTCCAAAGATTCTAGCCATACCAAAGTCTGATATTTTTGGATTTAGCTCTTCATCTAACAAGATATTACTTGTCTTCAAATCTCTGTGTATAATTTTTAGTCTAGAGTCTCTATGAAGATAAAGCAACCCTCGAGCTATTCCTTCTATTATGCCACAGCGCTTCCTCCAATCTAGGAGTTTACTTTTTGATGGATCTAAAATATAATGGTAGAATTATACTGTTAAGAACACAATATTAGAAGTGGAAGTTATGAATCTGAGTCATGTAAAGGCCCTGGATTAACATGCTTGCAAATAAAACTCCCTATTTATGCAATGAATGTTTACATCTTAAACAATTGTATCCTAAATAAACAGAAACAATTAATATGGAATTGATTATGAGAAAAATACTAAAGAAGGGATAAAAAACTAACCAAAGATTAATACATCCAAGCTTTTATTTGGCAAGTATTCATAGATCAACATCTTTTCGTCACCTTCAATGCAACAGCCAAAAAGTCTTACAAGATTACGATGTTGAAGCTTGGAAATGACCACTACTTCATTCATGAATTCTTCTTGACCTTGTCCAGAGGCTCTAGAAAGTCTTTTAACTGCTATTTCTTGTCCATTTGGCAGTTTcccctgaaaaaaaaaaatctatgagGGCAACTATAAACAATTAATGGATTCAAATATGATAACTTTGTTTCAAGGTACCTTGTAAACAGGACCAAAACCACCCTGCCCAAGTTTGTTGGACTGGTGGAAGTTGTTTGTGGCAGTCGCAAGCTTTTCAAAATCAAACAGGAGCAGCTCCTGTAGTTTAACTCGTGACAGTTCTTCAAATACTTTGTTGCCTGTTTGTTCTAATGGTTCATCGTTCTTGAAACATAAAAAACCTTTCTTGCCCCTTTTCATTGCTGATTTGATTGAGTACCATATTTTAGCTAGAGTTATAAAGAAAATGTATGTTTATCTCCTTTACCAATAGAAACCAAACTGAATAATTGGCTAAATTCTGAAGATGGTGTCTTACCTGGACGACAGGAAGTCCTCCTCCATATTACACATGCAGAAGTGACAATGATCACAATTCCTATTATCACTGTTATTGTAATGATAATTGCTGTCTTTTTCCCTTCATctgttaagaaaaaatattaatctaaaatatagGGAATTCCGTACAAAAGAAACTATGTTTAAAAATGCTTGAGCAGACGTAGCATACCATGTTCAAGTTCAGAAGAGTCTACACGAACATATAGATTAAGTCCTCGACTTGAGAGTTGTTGGATGTCTAGTAGATTGTCATTCCAAAACATACAACCAATCCCATCATCGTGAGAATACGCAACACAAGAGCAATTTTCCAAGCATTGGCTTCTGCATGTCTCTGGCTCAGCACTAGACCATTCAGAAAAATCTGGAACTTTCACCATTTGCAGTTCCAAAAATTGATCTACATTTGTATCTGTAGTTGTGTTTTCATCTTTAACTCTTTCACACTGCAAGGGTGTGCTCCTGAAACATCCACCAGTCCAGTTTTGTGCATCCCATTCCTCTTTGTTGTTTGGCTCAAACCCTTCCAAACAGCTGCATATCGGTGAGCCATTTGTTCCTTGGTTGTGTCCATCACAAATTGCAAACGACCCGCATACACCATAAACATCACAATCCGATTGTTTACTCGTCCAAGTAAGTTCTAGTTCTTTCTTCTCATCATCccaatatttttcttcaaactgACCTTGAGAATTCAGAACGTAGATTCCAAATTCAGATGCACTTGGGTTATAAGAGACTTCACCGTCTACAACAGAAAAGCTATTTAGATATGCACTAGCCATGTGCTCTACCCCTGTAAAGACCCCAACGCTCCAAGGACCACTGCGCCAGTATGGTCGAGTTTCATTCCAAATGAACACTTCAACGATTTTTCCGCGTTCAACAACACCCAAAGAGAAGTTCCCAACAGAGGGATTAGAAGGGTTCATCCATGATGTAAGTCTTACTCCCCTACCTGTTCTATTGCTTGAAATTTTCATTTGGGGCAGTAATGTATCTGAAGGTTCTTGAAAACTATCCCATAAGCTGTTCCCTACTGTAGTTTCTGTGATTTCAAGCTTCCCCTCGTCTGAAAGCCGGGCACATGTAATGGAGGATGTGTTTGACACAATTGTTGACGACCAAAGAACTTGATCTCCATTCAGCACCAAAAGATTGCCGTCTTCAGAAAAGGAAACAACTCCTGACGAATCATTCAGTGGTTGATTTCTGTTGGCAACCCATACGACTGTAGATTGAGACTTCCACCAAATTCCAACGTAAGTGTTTGTCGAGTTTGGAGGAATGAAGAACCCCAAAGTGAAATTACCATCTTTGGAGATTATAGTTTCTGGATCCTTGATGGATTCTGATGGTGTGATGGTGTCTGTGGCAACAACGTCCAACACATAAAAACACAGcatgaataaaacaaagaacaaGTTTGCATGGCTGTTGAAACCCATTATTCCGATTACAGAATAAGATCTACACATTATATGAACTCAGTACTCCTTTTAACGTTTGACTCTTCTCTGTTAAAGTAAACAGTGTAGTTTCCTTCCACGAAAGTTAATTGACACTTTCAAACTAATATTAGTCTTTCTATTACAATTTTTCAACCAATTCTCTAGATGGATACAGAACGTGTTTAGAATCAAAGGCTGCTAACAGATTTTTCCTCATTTATTCATACTAAAATATAGTAAATGGTTGTTGTAGATTAGTAATCTATTTGACCCGGGGTTGAAAgacaaaaatacagaaaaacagtatgaaaagagaaataacataaaaaaattaaattaaatgtttaaatatcTTTGTCAAATTTAGGCTTTTATAGCTGAAACTATATTGATACTTCTTTTCCGGAGATATTCCTTTTTGTTTCTTGAGCGTGTTAATATAATTTCCAATCAGGCTGTGCTTCATGTGTACAAGGCTGTTGGTTTGAGTGTTGTGGATGGTTTACTTGCCAAAATCTAGAGCATGGAGTTCGAGGGATAAGTTCTTAATAATGcatgtgatattttttttatcacaattgTCTTCTCCTTGTATTAAGGAACATATGATCTTGACGTAAATTGTTGAAGAAGTTTATCTAACTAGTTCGGAAGAGTGcaaatatcattattttgttaataaaaggTAATAAACTTCTCATGcatttggtttttttttaagaaacttGATGTGGCTAACGTCTGGATTAATGGAAAGCAATTCCTCATAGTAAAGGGttctatgaatttttttttcttcgctCAGGATATAAGAAGGATTTGGCTATTGGAGTATAAGAAGGGTTTTGGCTATAGGAGTTTGAAATTTGTCTCTTGGAATCAAAGCTCACAAAAATCCAATGGTGGGTGTGCATACATGACATTCCTTAGGAATATTGGCAATTAAAGGCGATTTTTTCAATTGCGCGTGACATTGGCAAACCCTTATCTTTAGATGATTATACTAAGAACACATTTTGAAGTTTCTTTGTTCGTGTCTTGCTAATGTTGATTTGTTATTTGATTATTGCCTAATCAAATCTTAGTGGAAAGCccaagattttcttttattgttgatGTGGAGTATGAGAAATTGTCTTattttttgttcaaattgttgTAAAATGATTGATCAATGTAGATAGTTACAACAAGATGCCAATGTAATTTTTGGTGGAGAGCAAAAATACAACTTCATCATCTTAAGGTGGTTGGTGTCGAAGACGGGAATAAGAATTCTATAGGTTCGGTTTTAAAGTCTATGGAGGCTAATGTTGAGCTTGTTGTCAAGCCTAGTGTGGAGTTCCTAGTTGAGCCCTTGGTGGAGCCTATGATAGAGCCAATGGTGGAGCCTATAGTTGAGTTTGTGGGACAATATGTTTCTTAGTCACAACCTGAGCCAAATAATAATGTTTGTGTTGTGCATGAATATTCTATTGTTAAAAATCTAAATGTTTTTACTAATGGTATGACAATGTATTCTGATTCATTGACTAATATGTCTCTTTTAAAAGATGTCACTCCTATTATTAATAGTTTGGAGAGTTTATTATAACACCTTAATTTTTAGCTTCCTAAAATCtataattaacacaaaattacattattaaaataaaattttattcctattttatttgaaatctcaataattttttttattattttaaaacttaattaaaaagaaaaaatattaaactaaaagaCTGTTCTAAATCTTTCGATATTGACCCTTTTTTCTTCTATTGTGCATCTATTTTAACACCTTCTATCTTTATTGATCTTTATATATCTCCATATACTCTTCCAACCACACTTTACATCAAATCGGTGTCCTTATTTTGAATCTCACAAATTCCAACCTATCCCCTGATAACATTGACTCTTTCAACCACTTTCATTCTATTTCCTCTACTTTGAATTAGATTCTTTCCATACCTCCATGTCAGATGTTTTCAGTAGTAGTTTTGACATCCTGTGCGTATGTTTGTTGGTTTGATTTCTTCCTCCAGTATACCGCTCTGGTCTCTAATTTCCTTGACTCTGTTGTTTTCCTTCTTTCACTAATagattcttcttcttttcttctgtaTCATGGTTCCAATCCTTATAGTATCTAGTTCTCTTTCTAGTTTTGCCacatttttaacataaaaaaaaaacggaCAAACCCATATCTGCTCCCCCTCGAGTTTAACTTCCTTGAGATAAATACCTCCGCCACTCTTCCCCGTCATTGCCACATATCGGATTCTCCGTAGTTGtttggaaaatgagagaagaaGAACGTTGTTAATGCCCCCCGTGCGATTGGTTCCACCATGAACGATTTGTGGGTGACCTCCTCCCTTCCATATCTAGCTTCACGGATGATCAGTATTTTCAGAAGAAGATCAAAGTTTTGCTTTTATTATTAGTGTTTCTCTCTTCAGTGTAAATtacgttttttttctttttattttatttgataatgttAATTTTGGCTCTGGGCAATTGTTATGGGGAAATTGAAATGATCTTGGCTGAATTGGGATATGTCCACGTATAATTGAAATGTAGTTTTCGTTCTCCTTGGTAGTTAAGTAGTAATGTCCTTCTAGTTACTTTGAATTAATGAGAGatgtttctaaaaaaaatactttaacacTGAAAGtgaatgtttaaaaaaatagcaATCTATATATTAGGATTGTCTCTTATGTTTATAATACTTCTAGTGACTTTTACATATATGGATCTCGTTGATGAAATCATGTTAGTTCTATTATTGGATTACTATTTTAACTTTCAAACGTATAGGTTGTATGTGTAAGGATCTTCTTTCAAGCTTGGGAGTGTGCTATTTTAGAGTCATCTATTAAGATCTTGATTGTTCACTaacttcttttgttttattgtgtTCAATCTTAGGTTGTATAATGATAATTAATGAAATTTCTTATGCTTTTATTTGTATATTGTCTAATATCTGAGTGTCTCTTCAGGATATTAAGTGAATAACAAAAATGtgtttatactaaaaaaaactgTTTGATTCACTTAAGAAAAGAAACTTATACTTTAATTACCTGAGTATAGGTTACGATTCTTTAAATGAACTGTAGTTTATATACTTAGACACCTAGGCTTtcttcacttgaatggatttgagggagagtgattgagtgaatttgaagataatttttgttgttgtttatttgagtgaatttggaggtaaatgagaatgaatttgaaaacaacatttgtgagaattagtgtaggatttgattgatttgacagattaaaaaaatttactttcaaatccattctcacttacctccaaattcactcaaataaacaacaacaaaaattatcttcaaatcctctcaaatccactcaatcactctcccccaaattcattcaagtgaacaaagggcTAGAGTATAAGCTACGATTTTACAGTGAATCGTAACTTATTCACCAAGAAATAGGGCTACTTTCAAcacttttgttttctctctggTGCAAAAGACAAACTTTctctcttgttttcttcctttggTACGATCAGGTTCTTGAAACTTagtttttctctcatttttatCCTCGTCTGAGTATACCCACAtgttttgatcatctcagatcACAGTCCCAACTGTCTTATGAATTGAAGATGTTCTCGATTCCATCATGGAATATCAATTAGAGAATATGATTATTATATTGGTACAAAAACTTTTTTCCAAGCGCATGTGTACGACATGATGCCTATTGATGCAGAGACTTCATTGTATGTtagttcaactaagttcacataGTTGTTAACAATGTTAAGgttgatgaatttgaaggcgactAATGGGTGAACCAATAAGAGTTTCACATAATTTCTCGTTTTGTTAGATGAAATGTTTCCAAATGCAAATACAGTACTTTCTCATAATTATGAGGTCAagaaaattatttgtttgataGGAATGGAGTATAAAATAACACATGCATGTCTTATTGGTTGCATAtcacaagaaaaaaatttaaggtTGAAAAAAATGTCCATGTTGTTTATCACAATAGTGAAGATAGTCAAGAGATAGAAAATGATGCCCCTTTATGGAAGTTGTTTACTACCTTCCAATAATACCCAAACTTAATATTTTGTCTGCGAACCTAGAAGATGCTAAGAACCTTAGATGGCATGTAGATGAGAGAAGATGTGACAAAATGGTTCGTCACCCAGCTAATTCAATGCAATGAAAGAATCTTGGCAAGGAATTCCTTagtttggtcaagaatttagaCATTTTTAGCTTGGTTAGCTACAAATGGAATGAATTCATTTGGTAATTCAAGTACTAGCCACAGTTCTTGGCctgatatattatttatttacaacttatcttctGGATTTTGCATGAAGAGAAAGTACATGATATTGGTTTTTATGATATCTAGTCTAAGACAACCTGCAAATAATATAGATGTTTATCTTGGTCTACTAGTTGAatatttgaggttgttgtggattgatggggttgaaatatttgatgctttttcttttgaaactttCACGATGCACGCGATGTTGTTTACTATCAATTACTTCCCATCTTACAACAACTTATTAGTGTTGATATGAGGATTTTAGCTTTTATAGATtatggtttttgatgat
This sequence is a window from Vigna angularis cultivar LongXiaoDou No.4 chromosome 2, ASM1680809v1, whole genome shotgun sequence. Protein-coding genes within it:
- the LOC108327407 gene encoding G-type lectin S-receptor-like serine/threonine-protein kinase At1g11300 → MLCFYVLDVVATDTITPSESIKDPETIISKDGNFTLGFFIPPNSTNTYVGIWWKSQSTVVWVANRNQPLNDSSGVVSFSEDGNLLVLNGDQVLWSSTIVSNTSSITCARLSDEGKLEITETTVGNSLWDSFQEPSDTLLPQMKISSNRTGRGVRLTSWMNPSNPSVGNFSLGVVERGKIVEVFIWNETRPYWRSGPWSVGVFTGVEHMASAYLNSFSVVDGEVSYNPSASEFGIYVLNSQGQFEEKYWDDEKKELELTWTSKQSDCDVYGVCGSFAICDGHNQGTNGSPICSCLEGFEPNNKEEWDAQNWTGGCFRSTPLQCERVKDENTTTDTNVDQFLELQMVKVPDFSEWSSAEPETCRSQCLENCSCVAYSHDDGIGCMFWNDNLLDIQQLSSRGLNLYVRVDSSELEHDEGKKTAIIITITVIIGIVIIVTSACVIWRRTSCRPAKIWYSIKSAMKRGKKGFLCFKNDEPLEQTGNKVFEELSRVKLQELLLFDFEKLATATNNFHQSNKLGQGGFGPVYKGKLPNGQEIAVKRLSRASGQGQEEFMNEVVVISKLQHRNLVRLFGCCIEGDEKMLIYEYLPNKSLDVLIFDPSKSKLLDWRKRCGIIEGIARGLLYLHRDSRLKIIHRDLKTSNILLDEELNPKISDFGMARIFGGTEDHANTNRIVGTYGYMSPEYAMQGLFSEKSDVFSFGVLLLEIVSGRRNSSFYADEHSLTLLGYTWAQWKEGNILSLIDSEIYDPNDHEDMLRLIHIGLLCVQELASDRPTMATVVSMLNSDVVFLPPPSQPAFIRVQNVVNSELSEKSQRVCSVNIISITEIRGR